One segment of Salvelinus fontinalis isolate EN_2023a chromosome 12, ASM2944872v1, whole genome shotgun sequence DNA contains the following:
- the LOC129867419 gene encoding transmembrane protein 47-like: MASSVIGTEEVRVSALTPLKLVGLVCVFLALCLDVGAVLSPAWVTAYNQYYLSLWESCWKPVNSDTWQCNTTLETDWQIATLALLLGGAALILFSFLVALVSVCVGSRSRCYRPVAVLLSAAVVLQVCSLVLYTIKFIETVSLRINHEFNWGYGLAWGATIFSFGGAILYCLNPKNYEDYY, from the exons ATGGCTTCATCCGTGATTGGAACGGAGGAGGTGCGCGTGTCGGCGTTGACACCGCTGAAGTTGGTGGGCTTGGTGTGCGTCTTCCTTGCGCTCTGCCTGGATGTCGGGGCGGTGTTGAGCCCCGCGTGGGTAACGGCGTATAACCAGTACTACCTGTCTCTGTGGGAGTCCTGCTGGAAGCCTGTCAACTCGGACACATGGCAGTGCAACACAACGCTCGAGACTG acTGGCAGATTGCCACGTTGGCCCTGTTGCTGGGTGGTGCTGCCCTCATCCTGTTCTCCTTCCTGGTGGCCCTGGTGTCAGTGTGTGTCGGCTCCAGGAGCCGCTGCTACAGACCTGTCGCTGTCTTGCTGTCCGCTGCAG TGGTGCTTCAGGTCTGCAGTCTGGTCCTCTACACCATTAAGTTCATTGAGACGGTTAGCTTGAGGATAAACCACGAGTTTAACTGGGGCTATGGCCTGGCCTGGGGGGCCACCATCTTCTCCTTCGGAGGGGCCATTCTCTATTGCCTCAACCCCAAGAACTATGAAGACTACTACTAA
- the LOC129867421 gene encoding transmembrane gamma-carboxyglutamic acid protein 1-like: protein MGSVFLPSDLANTVLRRLRRDNGYLLEEIRQGNIQRECREEICTYEEAREAFENDEKTQRFWEEYVRESSGGQQLEGRVHSLYLILPLLLVLLISGVAITVWRCHSRKRSERNPALGHSHRDPTLSLVSMDQWGRDLHDHSELSVNSSPADPGSEVTSARGGRGDPPPSYEEAVGHTDVHIETEPPPQYEDIIGHGK from the exons ATGGGGAGTG tgttCTTGCCGTCGGACCTGGCCAACACAGTGCTGAGGCGTCTGCGCAGGGACAACGGCTACCTGCTAGAGGAGATCCGCCAGGGCAACATCCAGAGAGAGTGCAGAGAGGAGATCTGCACCTACGAGGAAGCCAGGGAGGCCTTTGAGAACGATGAGAAAACT CAACGGTTCTGGGAGGAGTATGTGCGGGAGAGCAGTGGCGGGCAGCAGTTGGAGGGCAGAGTCCACTCCCTCTACCTGATCCTCCCCTTGCTCCTGGTGCTCCTGATCTCTGGCGTGGCCATCACTGTGTGGCGCTGCCACTCCCGCAAGCGCTCGGAACGCAACCCCGCCCTGGGCCACTCCCACCGGGACCCCACCCTATCGTTGGTCTCCATGGACCAGTGGGGGCGGGACCTCCACGACCACTCAGAGCTCAGCGTCAACAGCAGCCCCGCCGACCCGGGCTCGGAGGTCACGTCGGCGAGGGGAGGCAGAGGAGACCCGCCCCCGTCTTACGAGGAGGCGGTCGGCCACACAGATGTGCACATAGAGACAGAGCCTCCGCCTCAGTATGAGGACATCATTGGCCATGGGAAGTGA